A single genomic interval of Oryctolagus cuniculus chromosome 19, mOryCun1.1, whole genome shotgun sequence harbors:
- the LOC100342699 gene encoding pancreatic secretory granule membrane major glycoprotein GP2, whose translation MESHVGRNCNKKPAHAGCLPMAGQRRKTALFSKVYGESAHCRVTCTMHLRGKMAGSDLLWLALASCTLTLACALQQGNRSPRDVHSQVQYLSCGDPGTSEADACFDPCENYQEINDTTRSTEHEGGTQRNQACDNDLIGWYRFVGGGGVQMPISCVPMFHCQADAPVWMSGDHPNVEDGIVNRTACAHWAENCCFWELVVQVKACPGGYYVYQLEGTPTCNLRYCSEHCEETCLPEEECRYQNGAWGCFCTRNLSDSDIENLKPELECGTTEITLSTNKSLLEGLCLGEDVTGYLLDRGCSSIQRKEDSDWINVTVPLQDSDCGFIVEGNETHVIYKNTLSFVNNLISSGTTLNINFQCTYSIHIDVSLPIALEPIESQTNSQQGTEGERSSIYWFTPQMDAIARAGPGRSQEPGASSASPIWVTGAQVLGPSSSAFAIPAGVSWKGSGAAGTQTGSPMGNRPPSSTTINVEGEGVIRKEEPNVVMTLFKDENYTDPYEEDVLPLPIDTVLYVSVKLVERATTCLRLRNCYGTSTPDRDDPLKYFFIENSCVSDHEEHTVILQNGVCSEARFFLQLFTLRTPQLFLHCETELCDGPCEPDCPPRQYRSEKPDIGSTQAEHLGPSTLRGAQALPVVSGTPSTAGFLVAWPVVLLPVVLAWLF comes from the exons ATGGAGAGCCACGTGGGTAGAAATTGCAATAAAAAGCCAGCCCACGCAGGTTGCCTTCCCATGGCTGGCCAAAGGAGGAAAACTGCCTTGTTCTCAAAG GTGTATGGAGAGTCTGCACACTGCAGAGTGACCTGCACGATGCACCTGAGGGGAAAGATGGCGGGCTCTGACCTCCTGTGGTTGGCCTTGGCTTCCTGCACCCTGACCCTGGCCTGTGCATTGCAGCAAG GTAACAGAAGCCCTCGAGACGTCCATTCCCAAGTGCAGTACTTGTCATGTGGAGACCCTGGCACCTCAGAGGCTGATGCCTGTTTTGACCCCTGCGAGAATTACCAAGAAATAAATGACACGACCCGAAGCACGGAGCACGAAGGAGGAACCCAAAGAAACCAGGCATGTGACAATGACTTGATTGGCTGGTACCGCTTTGTCGGAGGCGGAGGAGTGCAGATGCCAATCAGTTGTGTGCCTATGTTCCATTGCCAAGCAGACGCCCCCGTGTGGATGTCCGGGGACCATCCCAATGTCGAGGATGGCATTGTCAATCGCACTGCCTGTGCCCACTGGGCTGAGAACTGCTGTTTCTGGGAGTTGGTGGTGCAGGTGAAGGCCTGCCCGGGTGGGTACTACGTGTACCAGCTGGAGGGCACCCCCACCTGCAACCTGAGATACTGCTCAG AACATTGTGAGGAAACCTGCCTCCCTGAAGAGGAATGCCGGTACCAGAATGGTGCCTGGGGCTGCTTCTGCACACGGAACCTCAGTGACTCTG ATATCGAGAATCTGAAGCCTGAACTGGAGTGTGGGACCACTGAGATCACATTGAGTACTAACAAGTCTTTGCTGGAAGGTCTGTGTTTGGGGGAAGATGTCACTGGCTACCTTCTAGACCGGGGCTGCAGCAGCATTCAGCGAAAAGAGGATAGTGACTGGATAAATGTGACTGTTCCTCTCCAGGATAGTGACTGTGGGTTCATTGTGGAG GGAAACGAGACCCATGTCATCTACAAAAACACTCTCTCCTTTGTCAACAATTTAATCAGCAGTGGCACCACCCTCAACATCAACTTCCAGTGTACCTACTCAATTCACATTGATGTCAGCCTCCCGATTGCTCTGGAGCCCATTGAAAG tcAGACTAACAGCCAGCAaggaacagaaggagagagatcttccatctactggttcactccccagatggatgcaatagccagggctgggccaggccgaagccaggagccaggagcttcatctgcatctcccatatgggtgacaggggcccaagtacttgggccgtcgtcTTCTGCTTTCGCCATCCCAGCAGGAgtgagctggaaaggaagtggagcagccgggacacaaacaggcagCCCTATGGGAAACAGGCCTCCCAG TTCCACGACCATTAATGTGGAAGGGGAAGGAGTGATTAGGAAAGAAGAACCAAATGTCGTCATGACCCTCTTCAAAGACGAAAACTACACAGATCCCTACGAGGAGGATGTGCTTCCGCTGCCGATCGACACCGTGCTCTACGTGAGCGTCAAGTTGGTGGAAAGAGCCACTACTTGCCTGCGGTTGCGGAACTGCTATGGCACCTCAACTCCAGACAGAGATGATCCTCTGAAGTATTTCTTCATCGAAAACAG CTGCGTTAGTGACCACGAGGAGCATACCGTAATACTGCAGAATGGGGTGTGCTCAGAAGCCCGGTTCTTCCTTCAGTTGTTCACACTCCGTACACCCCAACTTTTCCTGCATTGTGAGACTGAACTCTGTGATGGACCATGTGAGCCA GATTGCCCACCTAGGCAATATCGCAGTGAAAAACCAGACATCGGCTCAACCCAAGCGGAACATTTGGGACCCAGCACTCTGCGAG GAGCCCAGGCTCTCCCTGTCGTGAGCGGaactcccagcactgcag GATTCCTGGTGGCCTGGCCTGTGGTCCTCCTGCCTGTCGTCCTGGCTTGGCTGTTCTGA